Proteins from one Burkholderia sp. genomic window:
- a CDS encoding 2-isopropylmalate synthase, giving the protein MTDKLIIFDTTLRDGEQSPGASMTKEEKIRIAKQLERMKVDVIEAGFAASSNGDFDAIHTIAGLVKDSTICSLARANDKDIQRAADALKPANSFRIHTFIATSPLHMEKKLHMTPDQVFEQARLAVHFACKFTDNVEFSPEDSSRSDVDFLCGVLEAVIAEGATTINITDTVGYGVPELYGNLVKTLRERIPNSDKAIFSVHCHNDLGMAVANSLAGVQIGGARQIECTINGLGERAGNTSLEEIVMAVKTRKDYFGLDVGLDTTQIVPASKLVSQITGFVVQPNKAVVGTNAFTHASGIHQDGVLKARDTYEIMRAEDVGRPTNKIVLGKLSGRNAFKRRLQELGVLLDSETELNAAFMRFKDLADRKAEIFDEDIIAIVSEGAVVVEREHYKFVALSQRSETGEQPQAKVVFSIDGGEVTGEASGNGPVDATLNAIETEVGSGSELLLYSVNAITTGTQAQGEVTVRLSKSGHLVNGVGTDPDIVAASAKAYLSALNKLHLDVNKLNPQRS; this is encoded by the coding sequence ATGACAGACAAGCTGATCATTTTCGACACTACCTTGCGTGACGGCGAACAATCGCCTGGCGCGTCGATGACGAAGGAAGAAAAGATCCGTATCGCCAAACAGCTCGAACGGATGAAGGTTGACGTGATTGAAGCCGGTTTCGCGGCCAGCTCGAACGGCGATTTCGACGCGATCCACACCATCGCCGGGCTGGTCAAAGACAGCACGATCTGCTCGCTGGCCCGTGCCAACGACAAGGATATCCAGCGCGCCGCCGATGCCCTGAAGCCCGCCAATAGCTTCAGGATTCATACCTTCATCGCCACTTCGCCGCTGCACATGGAGAAGAAGCTGCACATGACGCCGGATCAGGTGTTTGAGCAAGCTCGGCTGGCGGTGCATTTTGCGTGCAAGTTCACCGACAACGTCGAGTTCTCGCCGGAAGACAGCAGCCGCTCCGACGTGGACTTCCTCTGCGGCGTCTTGGAAGCCGTGATCGCCGAGGGCGCGACTACCATCAACATTACTGACACGGTCGGCTACGGCGTGCCAGAGCTGTACGGCAACCTGGTCAAAACGCTACGCGAGCGGATCCCGAACTCGGACAAGGCGATCTTCTCGGTGCACTGCCACAACGATCTTGGCATGGCCGTAGCCAACTCGCTGGCCGGCGTGCAGATCGGTGGCGCGCGCCAGATCGAATGCACCATCAATGGTCTTGGTGAGCGCGCCGGCAATACCTCGCTCGAGGAGATCGTGATGGCGGTGAAGACGCGAAAGGACTATTTCGGCCTCGACGTCGGCCTAGACACCACGCAGATCGTGCCGGCCTCGAAGCTGGTCTCGCAGATCACCGGCTTCGTGGTGCAGCCGAACAAGGCGGTGGTGGGGACCAACGCTTTTACCCACGCCTCGGGCATCCACCAGGACGGCGTGCTAAAGGCGCGCGACACCTACGAAATTATGCGTGCGGAAGACGTTGGCCGGCCCACCAACAAGATCGTGCTGGGCAAGCTTTCGGGCCGCAACGCCTTCAAGCGGCGCTTGCAGGAGCTGGGCGTCTTGCTCGATAGCGAAACCGAGCTGAATGCGGCCTTCATGCGCTTCAAAGACCTGGCCGACCGCAAGGCCGAAATCTTCGATGAGGACATCATCGCGATCGTCTCGGAAGGGGCGGTGGTGGTCGAGCGCGAACACTACAAGTTCGTGGCGTTGTCGCAGCGCTCGGAAACCGGCGAACAGCCACAGGCCAAGGTGGTGTTTTCGATCGACGGTGGCGAAGTGACCGGCGAAGCGAGCGGAAACGGTCCGGTCGATGCGACGCTGAACGCGATCGAGACGGAAGTCGGTAGCGGCTCGGAGCTACTGCTGTACTCGGTTAACGCAATCACCACTGGCACTCAGGCGCAGGGCGAGGTGACTGTGCGCCTGTCGAAGAGCGGGCACCTCGTGAACGGCGTCGGCACCGACCCGGACATCGTCGCGGCCTCGGCCAAAGCCTATCTTTCGGCGCTCAACAAGCTGCACTTAGACGTCAACAAGCTGAACCCACAACGCTCCTGA
- a CDS encoding Na+/H+ antiporter produces MEIVFTVLILLLAVALSGIVIRLLPWHPPLPLMQIAIGALLAWPRLGLHVSFDPEIFMLLFIPPLLFADGWRIPKRELYLQRRAILMLAFGLVFITVVGVGYFGHWLISGLPLPVAFALAAVLSPTDAVALSGIAGKGRIPAQLTHILEGEALMNDASGLVALKFAIAAALTDVFSFREASLNFVIVASGGLVVGALLAWLFSTLSTRFLNAAQEGDPAPGIVMTLLIPFASYLIAEHFELSGILSAVAAGMMMNYTSFSRSSTVAARVRAESTWLMIEFVFNGMVFIMLGLQMPQIIGRALLSAHHESDALVVVMIGYVLAIMAALYLIRFAWVWLLCWFASKRSARRDMTGFWAGFRTMALMTVGGVRGAITLAGVLSLPVVLGDGMPLAGRDTAIFIASGVILGSLLVAVFTLPLLLRGLSTTPNPHAHEERAARTVAAQAAIRAINATHDTLTETLNEADAARCADLTARVMDLYRRRLVSLDEADDAATLRAEAKQAEKMELQMKIAAVRAERAALYRMRAEQKINDETLGKLMREVDLSETALATRKKGLI; encoded by the coding sequence ATGGAAATCGTTTTCACCGTCCTCATCCTGTTGCTCGCCGTCGCTCTATCTGGAATCGTGATCCGACTGCTGCCCTGGCATCCGCCGCTACCACTGATGCAGATTGCCATCGGTGCCCTGCTCGCCTGGCCCAGGCTGGGTCTACACGTGAGCTTCGATCCAGAGATCTTCATGCTGCTATTCATCCCGCCGCTCCTGTTCGCCGACGGCTGGCGGATCCCCAAGCGCGAGCTCTACCTGCAGCGGCGCGCGATTCTGATGCTGGCCTTTGGGCTGGTATTTATCACCGTGGTCGGCGTGGGTTACTTTGGGCACTGGCTGATCTCGGGCCTGCCTCTGCCGGTCGCCTTCGCGCTGGCCGCGGTGCTCTCGCCCACTGATGCAGTGGCGCTGTCTGGCATCGCTGGCAAGGGCCGGATTCCGGCGCAGCTAACCCACATCCTCGAAGGTGAGGCGCTGATGAACGATGCCTCGGGTCTGGTCGCGCTGAAGTTCGCGATCGCCGCAGCCCTAACCGACGTGTTTTCGTTTCGCGAGGCCTCACTCAACTTCGTGATCGTTGCCTCAGGCGGATTGGTGGTGGGTGCCCTGCTGGCCTGGCTGTTCAGCACGCTGTCGACGCGTTTCCTGAACGCGGCCCAGGAAGGCGATCCGGCGCCTGGCATCGTAATGACCCTGCTGATCCCATTCGCCTCCTACCTGATTGCCGAGCATTTCGAACTTTCAGGTATCCTCTCGGCTGTGGCGGCCGGGATGATGATGAACTACACCAGCTTCTCGCGCAGCAGCACGGTGGCTGCTCGCGTGCGCGCTGAGAGCACCTGGTTGATGATCGAGTTTGTGTTCAACGGCATGGTGTTCATCATGCTGGGCCTGCAGATGCCGCAGATCATCGGACGCGCTCTGCTGTCGGCCCACCACGAAAGTGATGCGCTGGTGGTGGTCATGATTGGCTACGTGCTAGCCATAATGGCCGCGCTCTACCTAATCCGTTTCGCCTGGGTCTGGCTGCTGTGCTGGTTCGCCAGCAAGCGCTCCGCGCGGCGCGACATGACCGGATTCTGGGCGGGTTTTCGCACCATGGCGCTGATGACGGTGGGCGGCGTGCGTGGCGCCATCACGCTGGCCGGCGTGCTGTCGCTACCGGTAGTGCTCGGCGATGGCATGCCACTGGCCGGACGCGACACGGCGATCTTCATCGCATCGGGCGTGATCCTTGGCTCGCTGCTGGTGGCCGTATTCACCCTGCCCCTGCTGCTGCGCGGCCTGAGCACCACGCCGAACCCGCATGCGCACGAGGAGCGAGCGGCGCGTACGGTCGCCGCCCAGGCCGCGATCCGCGCGATCAACGCGACCCACGATACACTGACGGAAACGCTCAACGAAGCCGATGCAGCGCGCTGCGCCGACCTGACTGCCCGCGTGATGGATCTCTACCGGCGCCGCCTGGTCAGCCTCGACGAGGCTGACGACGCGGCCACGCTACGTGCGGAGGCCAAGCAGGCCGAGAAGATGGAGCTACAGATGAAGATCGCGGCAGTGCGCGCAGAACGCGCGGCGTTGTACCGGATGCGCGCCGAGCAGAAGATCAACGACGAGACGCTCGGCAAGTTGATGCGCGAGGTCGACCTTTCGGAGACGGCGCTGGCGACGCGCAAGAAAGGCTTGATCTGA
- the cobF gene encoding precorrin-6A synthase (deacetylating): MLHKFSESWCSLAQRSWPAHVINPKFVILKFENRSSRVKHILIIGIGAGNPDYLTLQAIDALRRADVFFVMDKGAVKEKLIVLRRKIIERHAGQRTWRIVETASPKRGPDGESYVGAVERLNYEKQQVFERLISEELRDGECGAFLIWGDPALYDSTMRIVASIDAGGHYDFEYEVIPGISSVQALAARHRIALNEIGRAVEIVNGRGLDVHLPEGVDSVVVMLDTHNAFERIEDDVDIYWGAYIGTTEEILVAGRLAEVKREIARVRAEARASHGWIMDTYLLKKRERAQG, translated from the coding sequence TTGTTGCATAAATTTAGCGAGAGCTGGTGCAGTTTAGCGCAACGGTCGTGGCCAGCCCATGTTATTAATCCGAAATTCGTGATTTTGAAATTTGAAAATCGGAGCAGCCGCGTGAAACACATCCTCATCATCGGCATCGGTGCCGGCAATCCAGACTATCTGACCCTGCAGGCTATTGACGCGTTGCGACGCGCCGATGTGTTCTTCGTAATGGACAAGGGAGCGGTCAAAGAGAAGCTGATCGTCCTGCGGCGCAAGATCATCGAGCGTCACGCTGGCCAGCGGACCTGGCGCATTGTCGAGACGGCCAGCCCTAAGCGCGGCCCCGACGGAGAGAGCTACGTGGGCGCGGTCGAGCGGCTGAACTACGAAAAGCAGCAGGTGTTCGAGCGCCTGATCAGCGAGGAGCTACGCGACGGCGAATGCGGGGCCTTCCTGATATGGGGCGATCCAGCACTCTATGACAGCACCATGCGCATTGTCGCCTCGATCGATGCCGGCGGCCACTACGACTTCGAGTACGAGGTAATTCCCGGCATCAGCAGCGTGCAGGCGTTGGCCGCGCGGCATCGTATCGCACTCAACGAGATCGGTCGCGCGGTCGAGATCGTCAATGGCCGCGGGCTTGACGTGCACCTGCCCGAGGGGGTCGACAGCGTGGTGGTGATGCTCGATACGCACAATGCTTTTGAGCGCATCGAGGACGATGTCGACATTTACTGGGGCGCCTATATTGGTACAACCGAGGAGATCCTGGTGGCCGGGCGCCTCGCCGAGGTCAAGCGAGAGATTGCACGCGTGCGGGCCGAGGCGCGTGCCAGCCACGGCTGGATCATGGATACCTACCTGCTGAAAAAGCGCGAGCGGGCGCAGGGCTGA
- a CDS encoding transposase, with the protein MHWKVSEGAINADILPDFLKRLIKDIRSKKVFLILDNLKVHHAKPVTAWLAEHVDGIEVFYLPSYSLELNLDEILNADLKVNVTKQAPVGVVA; encoded by the coding sequence GTGCACTGGAAAGTCTCTGAGGGTGCGATAAACGCCGACATCCTACCCGATTTCTTGAAGCGGCTGATTAAAGATATACGCAGCAAGAAAGTGTTTCTGATTCTCGACAACCTGAAGGTTCATCACGCTAAGCCAGTCACGGCGTGGTTGGCTGAGCACGTTGACGGGATCGAAGTGTTCTACCTGCCGTCGTACAGCCTGGAACTGAATTTAGACGAGATCCTGAATGCTGACCTGAAGGTGAACGTGACGAAACAGGCTCCGGTAGGCGTTGTTGCATAA
- the fdx gene encoding ISC system 2Fe-2S type ferredoxin, with amino-acid sequence MPKLIVFPHVELCPDGAVIDATPGKSICDNLLDNGIEIEHACEKSCACTTCHVIVRKGFNGLSPSEEDEDDRLDRAWGLEPQSRLSCQAIVREELDLLVEIPKHTINHAKENH; translated from the coding sequence ATGCCCAAACTGATAGTTTTTCCTCACGTTGAACTGTGCCCTGATGGTGCAGTGATCGACGCGACGCCCGGCAAGAGTATCTGTGACAATCTGCTCGACAATGGAATTGAGATTGAACACGCCTGCGAGAAATCCTGCGCCTGTACGACTTGCCACGTGATTGTACGCAAAGGCTTTAACGGGCTGTCTCCCTCCGAGGAAGACGAGGACGACCGACTCGATCGCGCCTGGGGGCTGGAGCCGCAATCGCGTTTATCTTGCCAGGCGATCGTGAGGGAGGAATTAGACTTACTGGTCGAGATCCCCAAGCACACGATCAACCACGCGAAAGAAAATCACTGA
- a CDS encoding winged helix-turn-helix domain-containing protein — protein MAEHLNLSRTGVFDICKRFAREGASGLRDKPSGGAVSPCRALSEQQEVEIRALLRNQMPDQLRMSFALWTRHAVRELIRQRCGLTLTLQGVGLYLARWGFTPKKPMKRAYEQRPEAVQAWLNETYPEISLRAIAEGAEIQWGDETGHRSDDVRGRSYPPHWQDARATRMSSRHEGLSVMSTVRHRG, from the coding sequence ATTGCCGAGCATCTGAACCTGTCGCGCACCGGCGTGTTTGATATTTGCAAACGCTTCGCCCGCGAAGGCGCGTCTGGATTGCGTGACAAGCCGAGCGGCGGAGCAGTGAGCCCATGCCGTGCTCTGAGTGAGCAGCAGGAGGTGGAAATTCGCGCGCTGTTGCGCAATCAGATGCCGGACCAGTTGAGGATGTCGTTTGCATTGTGGACGCGACATGCCGTGCGGGAGTTGATCCGGCAGCGATGCGGTTTGACACTGACGCTACAGGGTGTCGGCCTGTATCTGGCGCGCTGGGGTTTCACGCCGAAAAAGCCGATGAAACGTGCCTATGAACAGCGACCGGAAGCAGTGCAGGCATGGCTGAACGAGACGTACCCGGAGATTTCCCTCCGGGCTATAGCCGAAGGCGCGGAGATCCAGTGGGGCGATGAAACAGGGCATCGCTCGGACGATGTGCGAGGCCGCTCCTACCCACCCCATTGGCAAGACGCCCGAGCGACGCGCATGTCGAGTCGACACGAAGGCTTGTCGGTGATGTCGACAGTGAGACACCGTGGCTAG
- the hscA gene encoding Fe-S protein assembly chaperone HscA yields the protein MALLQISEPGMAPVPHQRRLAVGIDFGTTNSLVATVRNSVAAVLPDEAGRMLLPSVVRYLEKGGRHIGYAAKEAAANDPRNTIVSVKRFMGRSKAEVEHAANAPYDFVDAPGLVQIRTVNGVKSPVEVSAEILATLRQRAEDTLGDELVGAVITVPAYFDDAQRQATKDAARLAGLKVLRLLNEPTAAAIAYGLDNAAEGLYAVYDLGGGTFDLSILKLTKGVFEVLAAGGDAALGGDDFDHALFAHVLAVAGIELTALSTEDVRTLLDRSRAVKEALSDVPEVTFEITLSSGVAIAQTIFADTFSSLVEPLVARTLAPTRKALRDAQVTPTEIKGVILVGGATRMPMIRATVECFFGQPPLVNLDPDQVVALGAAVQADLLAGNRANGDDWLLLDVIPLSLGVETMGGLVEKIIPRNSTIPVARAQTFTTFKDSQTAMAIHVVQGERELVADCRSLAHLELRGIPPMSAGAARIRVTYQVDADGLLSVFAREQHSGVEVSVVVKPSYGLADDDIAKMLEDSFKTAEIDMRVRALREAQVEAQRIAEMTEVALAVDADLLDAEERTAIYALISKLRALMGGEDTHVIDAATKALAEGTDEFAARRMDKNIRLALVGCKPDEI from the coding sequence ATGGCTTTACTGCAAATCTCCGAACCCGGCATGGCACCCGTGCCGCATCAGCGGCGCCTGGCAGTTGGCATCGATTTCGGTACGACGAATTCGCTCGTCGCCACGGTGCGTAACAGCGTGGCCGCGGTGCTGCCCGACGAAGCAGGCCGTATGCTGTTGCCTTCCGTGGTCCGTTACCTCGAGAAGGGTGGGCGACACATCGGTTATGCGGCCAAGGAAGCTGCGGCCAACGATCCGCGCAACACCATCGTCTCGGTCAAGCGTTTCATGGGCCGCAGCAAGGCTGAGGTCGAGCACGCGGCCAACGCGCCCTACGACTTCGTCGATGCGCCGGGCTTGGTGCAGATCCGTACCGTCAACGGGGTGAAGAGCCCCGTCGAGGTATCGGCCGAGATTCTTGCCACGCTGCGCCAGCGCGCCGAGGATACGCTCGGCGACGAACTGGTGGGTGCCGTGATCACCGTGCCAGCTTATTTCGATGACGCGCAGCGCCAGGCCACCAAGGATGCAGCTCGGCTGGCCGGCCTGAAGGTCTTGCGTCTGCTCAACGAACCAACCGCGGCCGCGATCGCCTACGGGCTCGACAACGCTGCGGAAGGCCTCTATGCCGTCTATGATCTGGGCGGCGGCACCTTCGACCTTTCGATCCTGAAACTGACCAAAGGCGTGTTCGAAGTCCTCGCGGCGGGTGGCGATGCCGCACTCGGCGGTGACGATTTCGACCACGCCCTGTTCGCGCATGTGCTCGCCGTGGCGGGTATCGAACTTACTGCGCTGTCGACTGAAGATGTGCGCACGTTGCTTGACCGTTCGCGTGCCGTGAAGGAAGCACTGAGCGACGTACCCGAGGTAACCTTCGAGATCACGCTGTCGAGCGGCGTGGCGATCGCCCAGACGATTTTTGCAGATACTTTTTCCAGTCTGGTCGAGCCGCTGGTCGCGCGCACCCTCGCGCCGACCCGCAAGGCGCTTCGCGATGCGCAGGTCACGCCGACCGAGATTAAGGGTGTGATACTGGTGGGCGGCGCGACGCGCATGCCGATGATCCGCGCGACCGTCGAATGTTTCTTCGGCCAGCCGCCGTTGGTTAATCTCGATCCGGACCAAGTAGTCGCGCTTGGTGCCGCGGTGCAGGCCGACCTGCTGGCCGGCAACCGTGCCAACGGTGACGACTGGCTGCTGCTCGACGTGATCCCGCTGTCGCTCGGCGTCGAAACCATGGGGGGGCTGGTCGAGAAGATCATTCCGCGCAACTCGACTATCCCCGTGGCGCGCGCACAGACATTCACTACTTTCAAGGATAGCCAGACCGCGATGGCGATCCACGTGGTGCAGGGCGAGCGTGAACTGGTAGCCGACTGCCGTTCTCTGGCGCACTTGGAGCTGCGCGGCATTCCGCCGATGTCGGCGGGTGCGGCGCGAATCCGCGTGACCTACCAGGTCGATGCAGATGGCTTGCTGTCGGTGTTTGCGCGCGAGCAGCATTCAGGCGTGGAGGTCTCGGTAGTGGTGAAGCCCTCCTACGGCCTAGCCGACGACGACATCGCCAAAATGCTGGAAGACAGCTTCAAGACTGCCGAAATCGACATGCGCGTACGCGCGTTGCGCGAGGCGCAGGTGGAGGCGCAGCGCATCGCCGAGATGACCGAGGTGGCGCTCGCGGTGGACGCGGACCTGCTCGATGCCGAGGAGCGTACAGCAATCTACGCGCTGATCAGCAAGCTGCGCGCGCTGATGGGCGGTGAGGACACTCACGTGATCGACGCGGCGACCAAGGCGCTGGCCGAGGGCACCGACGAATTCGCAGCGCGGCGGATGGACAAAAACATCCGGCTCGCGCTCGTGGGCTGCAAGCCCGACGAAATCTGA